From a single Paenibacillus sp. FSL R5-0345 genomic region:
- a CDS encoding exosporium glycoprotein BclB-related protein: MARLKRAKASGKKNGNQLAYKSSMAFILMSQLIAPLSPAFSGILPRASAAAYSDVNTSSWAYQYITKASALGVIEGDGSGNFNPNRPITNQEAVVMVLRFMGYEQPKENGTSLPFTVDSWATVWIQQAIDIGLVIPSEEERPNTVIWGKEQASREWITRLVIRAAGKESEAIEFKDSSIGFSDASDASDWATGYIKAAVNRNVISGFPNNTFKPKQTATRAEFAAILSKTEIFASTVSDRIIHGSVVSMSKNSIELLSSSGQTSKFEINTHSVLFGDNGKGVLPTGALVTLIHNGGVASFVEVLGMVAVGQTGSKGDKGDTGATGAAGQNGSSGSSGPQGATGATGAVGATGATGAVGATGATGPQGVQGIQGVTGATGANGVAGAVGATGATGPQGVQGIQGVTGATGATGANGVTGAVGATGATGATGAIGPQGVQGIQGVTGATGAAGANGVTGAVGATGPTGAIGATGPQGVQGIQGATGATGATGATGANGVTGAVGATGAIGATGPQGVQGIQGATGAQGVQGIQGVTGATGAAGANGVTGAVGATGPTGPTGAIGATGPQGVQGIQGVTGATGAAGASGASTIIPFSSGAPITVTTIPGGLTGTGAMLGFGNSYSGASIIGNTIDLTGNYGSNLNLAFVVPRNGTITSIYAFFSTTTAMSLVGTTVNIQAQMYKAGSNSNSFTPISGAAVSLAPSFTGIISIGSISTGSATGLNAAVQAGDRLMLVFTSTAAGLSLINSVTGYASAGIEIK, translated from the coding sequence ATGGCAAGACTAAAGAGAGCGAAGGCAAGTGGCAAGAAGAATGGGAATCAATTAGCCTACAAGAGCTCAATGGCATTTATTTTAATGAGTCAGTTAATTGCACCATTGAGCCCTGCCTTTAGTGGTATTCTACCCCGGGCAAGCGCAGCGGCTTACAGCGATGTCAATACTTCTTCATGGGCGTACCAGTATATTACCAAAGCGTCCGCATTAGGGGTAATTGAAGGAGATGGTTCAGGCAACTTCAACCCGAACCGTCCAATCACGAATCAGGAAGCGGTAGTTATGGTGCTTAGGTTCATGGGATATGAGCAACCAAAAGAAAATGGAACGAGCCTGCCCTTCACTGTGGATTCATGGGCTACTGTATGGATACAGCAAGCCATTGATATCGGCCTAGTAATCCCAAGTGAGGAAGAGAGACCAAACACCGTCATCTGGGGAAAAGAGCAAGCGAGTCGCGAGTGGATAACACGTCTAGTTATTCGTGCGGCAGGCAAGGAATCTGAGGCGATAGAGTTTAAGGATAGTAGCATCGGTTTTTCGGATGCGTCAGATGCATCGGACTGGGCAACAGGCTACATTAAAGCTGCAGTAAACCGTAATGTCATTTCGGGTTTCCCTAATAATACTTTTAAACCTAAGCAGACGGCTACTCGTGCTGAGTTTGCTGCTATTTTATCTAAGACGGAAATATTTGCGAGCACGGTATCCGATCGAATTATCCATGGTTCTGTCGTCTCGATGTCGAAGAATTCTATCGAATTGTTAAGCAGCAGCGGCCAGACGTCGAAGTTCGAAATCAATACGCATTCAGTTCTGTTCGGAGACAATGGCAAGGGTGTGTTGCCTACAGGGGCATTGGTGACGCTCATCCATAATGGAGGAGTGGCTTCCTTCGTTGAAGTATTAGGAATGGTGGCAGTAGGCCAGACAGGTTCAAAAGGTGATAAGGGAGACACGGGCGCAACTGGCGCAGCAGGTCAAAACGGGTCCTCTGGCTCCAGTGGACCGCAAGGCGCTACGGGAGCAACTGGAGCAGTTGGAGCAACAGGCGCAACTGGAGCTGTAGGAGCAACCGGAGCGACCGGACCACAGGGAGTGCAAGGCATTCAAGGAGTAACCGGGGCGACTGGAGCTAACGGTGTAGCTGGGGCAGTCGGTGCGACTGGAGCAACCGGACCGCAGGGAGTCCAAGGCATTCAAGGAGTAACCGGAGCAACCGGGGCGACTGGAGCTAACGGTGTAACTGGAGCAGTTGGAGCGACTGGAGCAACCGGAGCAACCGGAGCGATCGGACCACAGGGAGTCCAAGGTATTCAAGGAGTAACCGGAGCAACCGGGGCGGCTGGAGCTAACGGTGTAACTGGAGCAGTTGGAGCGACTGGACCGACTGGAGCAATCGGAGCAACTGGACCACAGGGAGTCCAAGGTATTCAAGGAGCAACCGGAGCAACCGGAGCAACCGGGGCGACTGGAGCTAACGGTGTAACTGGAGCAGTCGGCGCGACTGGAGCAATCGGAGCAACTGGACCACAGGGAGTCCAAGGTATTCAAGGAGCAACCGGAGCACAGGGAGTGCAAGGCATTCAAGGAGTAACCGGAGCAACCGGGGCGGCTGGAGCTAACGGTGTAACTGGAGCAGTTGGAGCGACTGGACCGACTGGACCGACTGGAGCAATCGGAGCGACCGGACCACAGGGAGTCCAAGGCATTCAAGGAGTAACCGGAGCAACCGGGGCAGCTGGCGCATCAGGTGCATCAACAATAATTCCATTCTCTTCCGGAGCACCAATTACCGTAACGACAATCCCGGGGGGATTAACCGGCACAGGGGCAATGCTCGGATTTGGCAATTCGTACTCAGGAGCTAGCATAATAGGTAATACAATAGATTTGACTGGAAATTATGGTTCGAATCTTAACCTGGCGTTTGTCGTTCCGCGTAATGGTACGATTACTTCGATTTATGCTTTCTTCAGTACAACTACAGCAATGTCTTTAGTAGGCACAACCGTAAACATTCAAGCACAAATGTATAAAGCGGGTAGTAACAGCAATAGTTTTACTCCTATTAGTGGTGCAGCAGTATCCTTGGCGCCTAGTTTTACAGGAATAATATCTATCGGATCTATTAGTACCGGATCAGCAACAGGATTAAATGCTGCTGTTCAGGCTGGTGATCGCTTAATGCTAGTATTCACTTCTACAGCTGCCGGTCTAAGCTTGATAAATTCAGTAACAGGTTATGCGAGCGCTGGAATTGAAATTAAGTAA
- a CDS encoding RCC1 domain-containing protein: MARKLVSIKRLSLLLVLVLIFPFVIQFPSAGYAKGRAFEQVKLLAAPANLAVSGTTSTSIGLTWDAVVGSSDSDVSYKVSLAEQTNSSVTDVVYTFNSGGLTEYTVKGLASDRSYTFTVQAVKLSGPVSKISLPLIASTLPAEAQSPTTKEEELPLADQEPPSSPKLSLIGRTSDSISMAWSSSDDNVGVAEYVLYQDSNLLAEVTVNTTVYSAVNLKAGQEYTFLVQAIDEAGNKSAFSNELKVSTLDDVSVVGPVMSMGNGNSFHTLTIQPDGTVWAWGNNRKGQLGDSTTITRNKPVRIVGLPEISAASVGQDHSIALATDGTVWTWGGNNVGQLGNGAVESQLMPQQVPGLAHVVAVQAGEQHSLALLSDGTVWAWGLNAYGQLGNGTNEDSTLPVQVVGLEPIASISAGAFHNLAVSREGQVYGWGFNAYGQLGDDTKIDRSTPVQVAELNGVASVSAGFYHSMAVKKDGTVWSWGTNAKGILGDGTTEDHYTPVQAVDLGSVISVSAGALHSIALKRDGTVWLWGANNEGQLGGGAESERSIASMLNIGSRIVTISAGYMSGGAVSEEGALLTWGYNGLAQLGDGTYTNVIDPVTISLVEETN, translated from the coding sequence TTGGCAAGAAAGCTAGTTTCGATAAAAAGATTGAGCTTACTGTTGGTGTTAGTTCTTATATTTCCATTCGTCATTCAATTTCCGTCTGCGGGGTATGCAAAAGGGCGTGCTTTTGAACAAGTAAAGCTGCTGGCTGCACCGGCGAATCTGGCAGTTAGCGGTACAACCTCCACAAGCATCGGCCTTACCTGGGATGCCGTAGTGGGAAGCTCTGACTCCGATGTGAGTTATAAGGTAAGCCTAGCGGAGCAGACCAATTCTAGCGTGACCGATGTGGTCTACACCTTTAATTCAGGTGGGTTAACGGAGTATACGGTGAAGGGATTAGCTTCTGACCGGAGCTATACATTCACGGTCCAAGCGGTAAAATTATCTGGACCTGTGTCAAAAATAAGTCTCCCTTTAATCGCAAGTACGCTTCCAGCAGAAGCACAATCTCCGACAACGAAGGAAGAGGAACTCCCACTGGCCGATCAAGAACCGCCGAGTAGCCCTAAGTTAAGTCTTATCGGTCGCACATCGGATAGTATTAGCATGGCATGGAGTTCATCCGATGATAATGTGGGAGTTGCGGAATATGTTCTATATCAGGACTCTAATCTGTTGGCAGAAGTAACGGTCAACACAACAGTCTACTCGGCCGTCAACTTGAAGGCTGGACAAGAGTACACCTTTTTAGTACAAGCTATAGACGAAGCGGGGAATAAATCAGCATTCAGTAACGAGTTGAAGGTTAGTACACTTGATGATGTAAGTGTGGTTGGTCCGGTTATGAGCATGGGCAACGGGAATTCCTTCCATACATTGACTATCCAGCCGGATGGTACCGTATGGGCTTGGGGCAATAATAGGAAAGGTCAGCTCGGTGATAGTACGACCATTACTCGTAATAAGCCTGTGCGAATTGTTGGTTTGCCGGAGATAAGTGCCGCATCCGTTGGACAAGACCATTCCATCGCACTTGCGACGGACGGAACGGTTTGGACATGGGGAGGCAATAATGTGGGCCAGCTGGGTAATGGTGCGGTGGAGTCCCAGCTTATGCCGCAGCAAGTGCCTGGATTGGCGCATGTCGTAGCGGTTCAAGCGGGTGAGCAGCATTCGTTAGCGTTATTGTCCGATGGAACGGTGTGGGCGTGGGGACTTAATGCTTATGGGCAGCTTGGAAATGGTACCAACGAGGATAGCACATTACCGGTGCAGGTTGTAGGTTTGGAGCCAATCGCATCAATCTCGGCCGGAGCCTTTCATAATCTAGCGGTTAGCCGCGAGGGTCAGGTTTATGGATGGGGGTTCAATGCGTATGGTCAACTCGGCGATGACACAAAGATTGACCGCTCGACTCCCGTGCAAGTTGCTGAATTAAACGGGGTTGCGTCCGTATCTGCCGGTTTCTACCACAGCATGGCAGTGAAAAAGGACGGAACCGTATGGAGCTGGGGAACGAACGCCAAGGGGATTTTGGGTGATGGGACAACCGAAGATCATTATACTCCCGTTCAAGCGGTGGATCTTGGCTCAGTGATCAGCGTATCCGCTGGCGCCTTGCACAGCATAGCGCTGAAGAGGGACGGAACCGTATGGCTATGGGGAGCGAACAACGAGGGTCAACTCGGTGGTGGAGCTGAGTCAGAGCGTTCTATCGCGTCAATGCTCAATATTGGCAGTCGTATCGTTACTATTAGTGCAGGTTATATGAGCGGCGGAGCGGTTAGCGAAGAGGGAGCCTTGCTGACTTGGGGTTACAATGGACTAGCCCAGCTTGGTGACGGCACTTATACTAATGTCATTGATCCGGTTACAATTTCACTTGTAGAAGAAACTAATTGA
- a CDS encoding FAD-dependent oxidoreductase has product MSKKVLIVGGVAGGASAAARLRRLDEEAHIVMFERDPYISFANCGLPYYIGGSIQDRSKLLVQTPEAMHKRFNIDVRIQSEVVSIDPVNKKVRVESKEKGSYEESYDALILSPGAKPIRPNLPGIESSKIHMLRNIPDTDKIKTKVAAEGTRSAVVIGGGFIGVEMAENLREAGLEVSLIEAGPQILAPFDPEMSSILAKELDEHGVNLIFSDMVQGFADVGEQIEVQLASGTVLQSDMVLLAIGVSPDTSFLKDSGLEFGPRGHILVNERMETNLDQVYAVGDAIEVVDFVNGTKTAIPLAGPANKQGRIAADNVSGLNTTYKGSQGTSIIKVFGITGASTGNNEKTLQRLGLPYHVIYVHPSSHATYYPGATPISMKLIFDPKGTVLGAQAVGYSGVDKRIDDIATVIRFRGTVTDLSELELSYAPPYSSAKDPVNMAGFAAENILQGMTTVFVPKDLEGRDKNNTILVDVRSEIEHANGHIEGSINIPVDDLRGRLSELDSSKEIWVYCQVGLRGYTASRILQQKGFRVKNLTGGYKTYQLSKFTPTKKDISAPTATISAASKEIAAAGSGSATASGSAMATATRNENGIPVSAPVKQELDLTPDSVLDACGLCCPGPLIQVKMSMDPLLDGQILKVTASDPGFYEDIKAWARMSKHTLLQLTKLPTGMIEAYLCKGLSEESALAGAHPVQTSNASTMVVFSGDLDKAIASFIIANGAASSGKKVTMFFTFWGLNIIRKDEKVPVNKNFIGKMFGAMMPRGSRKLTLSNMNMMGMGSKMIRSVMKNNNVSSLEELIQMAVDQGVEIVACQMSMDLMGITREELIDGVKIGGVGYYLGQADQSNHNLFI; this is encoded by the coding sequence ATGAGTAAAAAAGTACTGATTGTCGGAGGAGTTGCAGGAGGCGCATCAGCCGCCGCCAGGCTTCGGAGATTAGATGAAGAGGCTCATATTGTAATGTTTGAGCGTGATCCGTACATTTCTTTTGCCAATTGCGGACTACCTTATTATATCGGAGGTTCCATTCAGGACCGTTCCAAGCTGCTGGTGCAGACACCGGAGGCGATGCATAAACGGTTTAACATCGATGTTCGGATTCAAAGCGAAGTGGTGTCTATCGACCCTGTGAACAAGAAAGTGCGAGTAGAAAGTAAAGAAAAAGGCTCCTATGAAGAGAGCTATGATGCGCTTATTTTATCACCCGGTGCTAAGCCAATTCGTCCGAATCTACCTGGTATCGAGAGTTCCAAAATTCACATGCTGCGCAACATTCCCGACACTGACAAAATCAAAACCAAAGTCGCAGCCGAAGGCACTCGTTCAGCCGTTGTGATTGGTGGTGGATTTATCGGTGTTGAGATGGCTGAGAACCTTAGAGAAGCTGGACTGGAAGTATCCTTGATCGAGGCGGGTCCGCAAATCTTAGCTCCGTTCGATCCTGAAATGTCTTCTATTTTGGCAAAAGAGCTTGATGAGCATGGCGTTAATCTTATTTTTTCGGATATGGTTCAAGGGTTTGCAGATGTTGGTGAACAAATAGAAGTTCAATTGGCAAGTGGCACGGTGCTGCAAAGTGATATGGTTCTGCTGGCTATCGGCGTTTCGCCGGATACCTCTTTCCTGAAGGATAGTGGCTTAGAGTTCGGTCCACGCGGGCATATCTTGGTCAACGAGCGTATGGAGACAAATTTGGATCAGGTTTACGCTGTCGGTGACGCGATCGAAGTGGTGGATTTCGTGAACGGAACTAAAACCGCCATTCCATTAGCAGGCCCTGCCAATAAACAAGGTCGGATTGCAGCAGACAACGTTAGCGGTCTAAACACTACTTATAAAGGTTCCCAAGGAACTTCCATTATCAAAGTATTTGGAATCACAGGTGCTTCTACCGGCAATAACGAAAAAACACTACAGCGTTTGGGCTTACCTTATCACGTGATTTACGTACATCCAAGCTCTCATGCAACTTATTATCCGGGGGCAACTCCGATATCTATGAAGCTGATTTTTGATCCAAAAGGTACGGTGCTAGGAGCACAAGCTGTCGGTTACAGCGGAGTAGATAAACGTATCGACGATATCGCCACAGTTATTCGGTTCAGAGGTACGGTCACTGATTTATCGGAATTGGAGCTTTCTTACGCCCCTCCTTATTCTTCCGCTAAAGATCCGGTGAACATGGCTGGCTTTGCCGCTGAAAATATTTTGCAAGGCATGACCACGGTATTCGTTCCAAAGGATTTAGAAGGACGCGACAAGAACAACACCATTTTAGTTGACGTGCGTTCGGAAATCGAACATGCCAACGGCCATATTGAAGGCTCCATTAATATCCCTGTAGATGATTTGCGTGGTCGTCTAAGTGAGCTTGACTCTAGTAAAGAAATTTGGGTGTATTGCCAAGTTGGACTTAGAGGCTATACGGCTTCCCGGATTTTGCAGCAAAAAGGTTTCCGTGTGAAGAATCTGACCGGCGGCTATAAGACGTACCAACTGAGCAAATTTACTCCTACGAAAAAAGATATCTCAGCGCCAACCGCTACGATTTCAGCAGCCAGCAAAGAGATTGCAGCAGCGGGATCTGGGTCAGCCACGGCGTCTGGGTCAGCGATGGCGACGGCCACGAGAAATGAAAATGGGATTCCCGTATCCGCACCAGTCAAACAAGAATTAGATCTAACACCTGATTCCGTGCTAGATGCTTGCGGACTATGCTGTCCCGGGCCGCTGATTCAAGTCAAGATGAGCATGGACCCGCTCTTGGACGGACAAATCTTGAAGGTAACGGCTTCCGATCCGGGATTCTATGAAGATATTAAGGCATGGGCTCGTATGTCTAAGCACACGCTTTTACAATTAACGAAGCTGCCTACGGGCATGATCGAAGCTTATCTGTGCAAAGGATTGAGCGAAGAATCCGCACTAGCAGGAGCACACCCCGTCCAAACTAGTAACGCAAGTACGATGGTTGTGTTCAGCGGGGATTTGGATAAAGCGATTGCTTCCTTCATCATTGCTAATGGAGCAGCCTCCAGCGGCAAAAAAGTAACGATGTTCTTTACCTTCTGGGGCTTAAACATTATCCGCAAGGATGAGAAAGTACCTGTGAACAAAAATTTCATCGGAAAAATGTTCGGAGCGATGATGCCACGCGGCAGCCGGAAGCTAACCCTTTCCAATATGAACATGATGGGCATGGGCTCCAAAATGATTCGTTCTGTAATGAAGAACAACAATGTCTCTTCTTTGGAAGAGTTGATTCAGATGGCTGTCGACCAAGGTGTCGAGATCGTTGCCTGCCAAATGTCTATGGACCTTATGGGCATCACCCGTGAAGAACTGATCGACGGCGTAAAAATCGGCGGTGTAGGGTATTACCTCGGTCAAGCCGATCAATCTAATCATAATCTATTTATCTAA
- a CDS encoding ArsR/SmtB family transcription factor, with protein MDKNFKAYNQTAETLKAIAHPVRLCIIKGLLEKGSCNVSFMQDCLDLPQSTVSQHLQKLRSLGIVETERNGLEINYSVKDEKIKHLIQLFLGED; from the coding sequence ATGGACAAAAATTTTAAAGCCTATAACCAAACCGCCGAAACCTTAAAGGCTATCGCTCATCCCGTTCGCTTATGCATCATTAAAGGACTGCTTGAAAAAGGCAGCTGCAACGTTAGCTTCATGCAAGACTGTCTTGACCTTCCACAATCTACGGTATCACAGCATTTACAGAAGCTTAGATCCCTAGGCATTGTCGAAACCGAACGTAATGGACTGGAAATTAACTATTCTGTTAAAGACGAGAAGATCAAACATCTAATTCAGCTATTTTTAGGGGAGGACTAA
- a CDS encoding rhodanese-like domain-containing protein: protein MAFKIPKEITPQQVAERLKNGEAPTLLDVREPAEWVEGHVIGAKHIPLGQLLMRIDELDPNAETIVMCLSGGRSGLACELLSEKGYNVVNMTGGLGAWTDDFLVRG, encoded by the coding sequence ATGGCTTTTAAAATTCCAAAGGAAATTACTCCTCAGCAAGTGGCGGAACGTCTGAAGAATGGAGAAGCTCCTACGCTGCTGGATGTACGCGAACCCGCCGAATGGGTGGAGGGACATGTGATCGGTGCTAAGCATATTCCGCTTGGACAGCTGTTAATGCGTATAGATGAACTAGATCCTAATGCAGAGACAATTGTGATGTGCTTAAGTGGTGGTCGAAGTGGACTGGCGTGTGAGCTGCTGAGCGAAAAGGGATACAATGTTGTGAACATGACGGGTGGATTAGGTGCTTGGACGGATGATTTTTTGGTGCGGGGGTAA
- a CDS encoding rhodanese-like domain-containing protein: MTVRIILFVLLVISLVRVLRYAWPVRSLSFVEARDVRELADQSLDMKMLDVRDAVDYEKNNIRGSINISLGRLAYVWQHCLSPGDSVLILADSYYKRNKAARILYKQGFRKLYAVNGDFLGNKRTLSDISVKGCCEG, encoded by the coding sequence ATGACGGTTCGGATCATACTATTTGTTCTATTAGTAATAAGTCTTGTGCGGGTCCTACGTTACGCTTGGCCTGTCCGTTCACTCTCATTTGTGGAAGCACGCGACGTTCGCGAATTAGCAGATCAATCATTGGACATGAAAATGCTCGATGTGAGGGATGCCGTAGATTATGAGAAGAACAATATCCGTGGTTCGATAAATATATCGCTTGGGCGGCTAGCTTATGTATGGCAGCATTGTCTATCCCCGGGCGATTCGGTCCTAATTCTTGCAGATAGTTATTATAAAAGAAACAAAGCTGCGAGAATTCTTTATAAGCAGGGCTTTCGAAAGTTATATGCGGTAAACGGTGATTTTTTAGGGAACAAAAGAACGCTCTCCGACATTTCTGTGAAAGGTTGTTGTGAAGGATAA
- a CDS encoding rhodanese-like domain-containing protein — translation MSRLGFGKSASVRTLKPAEFRNEMDRSKTKLVIDVREPDEYKSGFIQGAKNIPLSQLEQRLGEIPKDRDVLLYCRSGMRSKSAARILSKHGYTRLAHLQGGVSSWDGKLGRR, via the coding sequence ATGTCCCGTCTCGGATTTGGTAAAAGCGCAAGTGTTAGAACATTGAAGCCGGCAGAATTCCGCAATGAAATGGATAGATCTAAAACAAAGCTCGTGATCGATGTACGCGAACCGGATGAATACAAGAGTGGATTTATTCAGGGGGCGAAAAACATCCCATTATCCCAGCTGGAGCAGCGACTAGGGGAAATCCCGAAAGATCGGGATGTGCTACTCTACTGCCGCAGTGGTATGCGAAGCAAAAGTGCAGCACGGATTCTAAGTAAGCACGGATATACTCGACTTGCACATTTGCAGGGCGGGGTAAGTAGCTGGGATGGGAAGTTGGGTCGGAGGTAG
- a CDS encoding HIT family protein yields the protein MECLGCRIANGIEPNVKVVYENEFITCVLDIAPFNEGHTLILPKKHYWDLEEIDSETAYAIMDGSKKLSVVLKTLFKPDGISICQNGGKFNDLTHYHMHLIPRYEGDGFAWSEPLHPHGAEKLLSHTQAKILNLLKKQ from the coding sequence ATGGAATGTTTGGGATGTCGGATTGCTAATGGAATTGAGCCTAACGTAAAAGTAGTATATGAAAATGAATTTATTACTTGTGTACTAGATATCGCTCCGTTTAACGAAGGGCATACTCTGATCCTTCCTAAAAAGCATTACTGGGATCTCGAAGAAATCGATTCAGAGACTGCGTATGCGATAATGGATGGGTCGAAGAAGTTATCAGTCGTTCTGAAAACATTGTTCAAACCGGATGGTATAAGCATATGCCAAAATGGCGGAAAGTTTAATGATTTGACCCATTACCATATGCACCTTATCCCTAGATACGAAGGCGATGGATTCGCTTGGAGTGAACCACTACACCCACACGGTGCTGAGAAGTTATTAAGTCACACGCAAGCAAAGATTCTTAACTTATTAAAAAAGCAATAA
- a CDS encoding MBL fold metallo-hydrolase, giving the protein MFHSRHFNCVPLAEGIYVLEAKEQGGAMSNAGLIDMGDHTLIFDTFNTPQAGKDLREAALYFFNQPIKYIINSHWHGDHVRGNQHFSEELIVSSSTTRELMMKTQPEWLNRMRNLLPNLEEDILKLNASIDHEHHTSKQKELSSELSYLLEIKESILTLKVTLPQLTYDRKITLHGSARTVELLSVGAAHTDCDTILYSPSDSIAFVGDIVAVHNHPLLVDGDPISWLEALTFIESLNVDLLVPGHGPAASSPYIQQIRQYINDLISISKQMVVENALMDVNDIEIPEPYLHWKFGSIFYRNLEFLIKTANR; this is encoded by the coding sequence ATGTTTCACTCCAGACATTTTAACTGTGTACCGCTAGCCGAAGGAATTTACGTCCTTGAAGCCAAGGAGCAAGGCGGAGCCATGAGCAATGCAGGATTAATAGATATGGGCGACCACACATTGATTTTCGACACGTTCAATACTCCACAAGCAGGTAAAGATCTTAGAGAGGCTGCTTTATATTTTTTTAATCAACCCATAAAATACATTATCAACAGTCATTGGCATGGAGACCATGTTAGAGGAAACCAACACTTTTCGGAGGAACTAATAGTATCTTCTAGTACTACAAGAGAGCTCATGATGAAGACTCAACCTGAATGGCTCAATCGTATGAGGAACCTTCTCCCTAACCTAGAAGAAGACATTCTTAAACTAAACGCTTCTATTGATCACGAACATCATACTTCGAAACAAAAAGAACTGTCCTCTGAGCTTTCCTATCTATTAGAAATCAAAGAGTCCATTCTAACACTTAAAGTGACGCTGCCCCAGCTGACCTATGATCGAAAAATAACCCTACACGGATCAGCGAGAACTGTTGAACTCTTATCGGTGGGTGCAGCACATACTGATTGTGATACAATTCTATATTCACCTTCGGATTCCATCGCTTTTGTTGGAGATATTGTCGCCGTTCATAATCATCCACTCCTAGTAGATGGTGACCCTATATCATGGTTGGAGGCACTTACTTTTATCGAGAGTTTAAATGTAGACCTGTTAGTCCCTGGACATGGACCTGCTGCTTCTAGCCCTTATATCCAACAAATCAGACAATATATAAATGATCTAATTAGCATTAGTAAACAAATGGTTGTGGAGAATGCTCTGATGGACGTGAATGATATAGAAATTCCTGAGCCGTACCTTCACTGGAAGTTTGGCAGTATTTTTTATCGAAATCTTGAGTTTCTGATCAAAACAGCTAATCGCTGA
- a CDS encoding DMT family transporter, giving the protein MKNNSEWLKVVGAAVFEVMWVIGLKHASTMWEWLITVVAIIISFYVMISASTKLPVGTVYSVFVGLGTAGTVVADMVLFGEPFKLMKLVLVVILLAGVIGLKMVTKEAEVKGES; this is encoded by the coding sequence ATGAAGAACAATTCAGAGTGGTTAAAGGTAGTTGGTGCAGCTGTTTTCGAGGTCATGTGGGTCATCGGCTTGAAGCATGCCTCCACGATGTGGGAGTGGCTGATAACTGTGGTAGCTATAATAATAAGCTTCTATGTGATGATTTCAGCGAGTACCAAATTGCCGGTCGGCACGGTTTATTCCGTGTTTGTTGGTCTAGGAACTGCAGGTACAGTAGTTGCGGACATGGTTTTATTCGGAGAACCGTTCAAGTTGATGAAGCTGGTTCTAGTGGTTATTTTGCTGGCAGGCGTTATAGGATTGAAAATGGTGACCAAAGAAGCCGAAGTAAAGGGGGAGTCTTAA
- a CDS encoding DMT family transporter translates to MAWVFLVVAGLFEMFGVAMINRLNKHRNFLSFALLFLGFGASFLFLSLAMKSLPMGTAYAVWTGIGASGGAILGMILYGEAKDWRRIVCIIMILGAAVGLKLIA, encoded by the coding sequence ATGGCATGGGTATTTCTGGTTGTTGCTGGTTTATTTGAAATGTTTGGAGTAGCTATGATTAATAGGTTGAATAAACACCGGAATTTCCTGTCGTTCGCGCTGCTCTTTCTTGGTTTCGGAGCAAGCTTTCTGTTTCTGTCTTTAGCTATGAAGAGTCTGCCGATGGGAACAGCTTATGCGGTATGGACAGGAATCGGTGCATCCGGCGGAGCGATTCTGGGGATGATATTGTATGGAGAGGCCAAAGACTGGCGCCGGATCGTCTGTATTATTATGATTCTGGGGGCCGCTGTGGGACTAAAACTGATAGCTTAG